From Aquabacter sp. L1I39, the proteins below share one genomic window:
- a CDS encoding IclR family transcriptional regulator produces MPPRSTTRGARGATPLPSAPTSGDNPATARGAAPAPHSATGTSTLDLALRMVEFLAMQSRPLALAQITAHFSASKATVYRHLVTLQRHGFVRQDPETGRYDAGVKLMVLGEALRARFDVLSAARAELMELRDRTGQAVTICALVDGEVVVLELVQGRTLIEFATRPGTRLDFHASAHGKVWLAFGADELLARALAAPLKNWTAHTITDPDALRREVGLVRQRGWSTAPDEVLTGVNTLAAPIFDHRGALVGSLAIVGATQFIPPDPPDTQVAEVTGTAARISRSLGWRS; encoded by the coding sequence GTGCCACCACGTTCGACGACGCGCGGCGCGCGCGGCGCTACCCCTTTGCCATCCGCGCCCACGTCCGGCGACAACCCCGCGACGGCTCGCGGGGCGGCGCCCGCGCCGCATTCCGCCACCGGCACCAGCACGCTCGACCTTGCGTTGCGCATGGTGGAGTTCCTGGCCATGCAGAGCCGGCCGCTGGCGCTCGCGCAGATCACCGCCCATTTCTCGGCCTCCAAGGCCACCGTCTATCGGCACCTTGTCACCCTCCAGCGGCACGGCTTCGTGCGTCAGGATCCGGAGACCGGGCGCTATGATGCGGGCGTCAAGCTCATGGTGCTGGGCGAGGCGCTGCGTGCCCGCTTCGACGTGCTCTCCGCCGCCCGCGCCGAGCTCATGGAATTGCGCGACCGCACCGGCCAGGCGGTCACCATCTGCGCCCTCGTCGACGGCGAGGTGGTGGTGCTGGAGCTGGTGCAAGGACGCACCCTGATTGAATTTGCCACCCGTCCCGGCACGCGGCTCGACTTTCACGCCAGCGCCCACGGCAAGGTGTGGCTGGCCTTCGGCGCCGACGAATTGCTGGCACGGGCGCTCGCGGCTCCCCTCAAGAACTGGACCGCGCACACCATTACCGACCCGGACGCCCTTCGTCGCGAAGTCGGCCTTGTGCGCCAGCGGGGCTGGTCCACTGCTCCCGACGAGGTGCTGACCGGCGTCAACACGCTCGCCGCCCCCATCTTCGACCATCGCGGCGCCCTCGTCGGCTCACTCGCCATTGTCGGCGCCACCCAATTCATCCCCCCCGATCCCCCCGATACTCAGGTTGCAGAGGTCACCGGCACCGCCGCGCGCATCTCCCGCAGCCTGGGATGGAGAAGCTGA
- a CDS encoding hydantoinase/oxoprolinase family protein: MTYSLAVDIGGTFTDIVLRHSDGRLQVDKTLTTHHDLLEGFFRGVDQVLAKAGVSAEAVDGVVVHATTVVTNALIERKGFPTALVVTDGFRDVLAIRNEHRYDMYDPQIEFPEPLVPEDLTFGIKERVLADGTVLAEPTDADIAALADAIRASGAKAVALCFLNSFANGANEAKVAGQLQRLLNDTFFCTSSDVAPQIREYQRASTATVNAYTMPISQPYLRRLSERLRDEGFSNTPLIMLSSGGVVGAETAGRNPVRMIESGPAAGALAACHYAEVLGIDRLMSFDMGGTTAKACLIENRTPLVTGLFEVDRRYRFKEGSGLPVTVPSIDLIEIGAGGGSIAHVDDLGLLKVGPESAGSNPGPACYGRGGRNATVTDADLVLGLIDAENFLGGDMPLDTAAADAAMGRLGADLKVPAVQAARGIYRIVTEAMASAARTHATDRGVDYRGLPLFAFGGAGPLHACGVAELLQSTAVIVPPQSSVLSAFGTLVTPVRLDLVRSDLTLLDDIDWTRVDRILGDLEAEGRAALREAGCLPADVSLLIGADMRYLGQQHEVTVTFEGDPRETRDTAAIAKLFAGAYRHLYGVNPDHVPVEIVTWRITARGPVVPFHPAARVSEGLGSPKSHRKVHAWTDNQDAAVYERSTLAVGQSVSGPAIIEERETTTALPPGWTATIDRFGCIVATKN, translated from the coding sequence ATGACATATTCGCTGGCCGTCGATATTGGCGGCACCTTCACCGACATCGTGCTGCGCCATTCCGACGGCCGCCTGCAGGTGGACAAGACTCTGACCACCCACCACGACCTGCTGGAAGGCTTCTTCCGCGGCGTCGACCAGGTGCTCGCCAAAGCCGGTGTCTCCGCGGAGGCGGTGGATGGCGTGGTGGTGCATGCCACCACAGTGGTCACCAACGCGCTCATTGAGCGCAAGGGCTTTCCCACGGCGCTCGTGGTGACGGACGGCTTCCGCGACGTGCTCGCCATTCGCAATGAGCACCGCTACGACATGTATGACCCGCAGATCGAGTTTCCCGAGCCGTTGGTCCCCGAGGACCTGACTTTCGGCATCAAGGAGCGGGTGCTTGCCGACGGCACCGTGCTCGCCGAGCCCACAGACGCCGACATCGCAGCGCTCGCCGACGCCATCCGGGCTTCTGGCGCAAAGGCCGTGGCGCTCTGCTTCCTCAATTCTTTCGCCAACGGCGCCAATGAGGCGAAAGTGGCGGGGCAATTGCAGCGTCTGCTCAACGACACCTTCTTCTGTACGTCGTCCGACGTGGCCCCCCAGATCCGCGAATACCAGCGCGCCTCAACGGCGACGGTGAACGCCTACACCATGCCCATCTCCCAGCCTTATCTGCGCCGCCTCTCCGAGCGGCTGCGGGACGAGGGCTTCTCGAATACGCCGCTCATCATGCTATCCTCCGGCGGCGTGGTTGGGGCTGAGACCGCCGGCCGCAATCCGGTGCGCATGATCGAGAGCGGGCCGGCCGCCGGGGCGCTCGCCGCCTGCCATTATGCGGAAGTGCTGGGCATCGACCGGCTCATGAGCTTCGACATGGGCGGCACCACCGCCAAGGCCTGCCTGATCGAGAACCGCACCCCCCTCGTCACTGGCCTGTTTGAGGTGGACCGCCGCTATCGCTTCAAGGAAGGCTCGGGGCTTCCCGTCACCGTGCCCTCCATCGACCTCATCGAGATCGGCGCGGGTGGCGGCTCCATCGCCCATGTGGATGATCTCGGCCTGCTGAAGGTCGGCCCCGAGAGCGCCGGCTCCAATCCGGGTCCGGCCTGCTATGGGCGCGGCGGGCGCAATGCCACCGTCACCGATGCGGACCTGGTGCTGGGTCTCATTGATGCGGAGAACTTCCTCGGCGGCGACATGCCCCTCGACACCGCCGCCGCCGATGCCGCCATGGGCCGGCTGGGCGCGGACCTGAAGGTGCCCGCCGTGCAGGCCGCGCGGGGCATCTATCGCATCGTCACCGAGGCCATGGCCTCCGCCGCCCGCACCCATGCCACCGACCGCGGCGTGGACTATCGCGGCCTGCCGCTCTTCGCCTTCGGTGGTGCCGGCCCGCTCCATGCCTGCGGCGTGGCCGAGCTGCTCCAGAGCACGGCAGTGATCGTGCCGCCGCAGTCCAGCGTGCTGTCCGCCTTCGGCACGCTGGTGACGCCCGTGCGGCTCGATCTGGTGCGCTCGGACCTGACGCTCCTCGACGACATCGACTGGACCCGCGTCGACCGCATCCTGGGCGACCTGGAAGCGGAAGGCCGCGCCGCTTTGCGCGAGGCGGGTTGCCTGCCCGCCGACGTCTCGCTCCTGATCGGCGCGGACATGCGCTATCTCGGCCAGCAGCACGAGGTCACCGTCACCTTCGAGGGCGACCCCCGCGAGACCCGCGACACCGCCGCCATCGCCAAGTTGTTCGCCGGCGCCTATCGCCACCTCTATGGCGTGAACCCCGACCATGTGCCCGTGGAGATCGTCACCTGGCGGATCACCGCGCGCGGTCCCGTGGTGCCTTTCCACCCGGCGGCGCGTGTGTCGGAGGGCCTCGGCAGCCCCAAGAGCCACCGCAAGGTGCATGCCTGGACCGACAACCAGGATGCCGCCGTCTATGAGCGCTCCACCCTCGCCGTCGGCCAGAGCGTCAGCGGCCCCGCCATCATTGAGGAGCGGGAGACCACCACCGCCCTCCCGCCCGGCTGGACAGCCACCATCGACCGCTTTGGCTGCATCGTCGCCACCAAGAATTGA
- a CDS encoding hydantoinase B/oxoprolinase family protein — protein sequence MANVKMDGVELEILWSNLIGVVTERAKALQRIAFSPIVREAGDLACALFDQRGRMVAQANTGTPGHINSLAFAGAHLVRLFAGKCAPGDVLITNDPWLSAGHFFDITVLTPIFNGEKLIAYIGSTIHHTDIGGYGIGAGARDVHEEGLWIPPLKLYEKGEPVEVLHTMIRRNVRTPDAVFGDLSAQVSSGQAAAEHLIALCERAGLEDIETLSDEIIQRSEEATRNAIRKLKAGTYHGESLFDVPGGEIITLKTAVTVDTDTGTIIVDFTGTSPQTATGINVVLNYTHAYSTFAIRSCLNPDLPNNTGSLAPIEIRAPEGSIVNCAYPAPVNARHVVGMYVPMPILKALHQVMPDRVLAEGSGAVWTIQVQGKRADGRPFTSSMFNYSGGMGARAEKHGPSATCYPTGVAAVPIEILEAAMPIVFDRKELRRGSGGTGRTRGGDGQFIQFHLRTEYPWLLNAVPSRLESGPDGIGGGGPGAAGRFLVNGKPVSEARKLTMNAGDVVVLETPGGGGFGPAA from the coding sequence ATGGCAAACGTAAAGATGGACGGCGTCGAGCTGGAAATCCTGTGGTCCAACCTCATCGGGGTGGTGACCGAGCGGGCCAAGGCGCTGCAGCGCATCGCCTTCAGCCCCATCGTGCGCGAGGCCGGCGACCTCGCCTGCGCCCTGTTCGACCAGCGCGGGCGCATGGTGGCGCAGGCCAATACGGGCACGCCTGGCCACATCAATTCGCTGGCCTTTGCCGGCGCCCATCTGGTGCGCCTCTTCGCCGGCAAGTGCGCGCCGGGCGACGTGCTCATCACCAATGACCCCTGGCTGTCGGCGGGGCACTTCTTCGACATCACGGTGCTGACCCCCATCTTCAACGGGGAGAAGCTGATCGCCTATATCGGCTCCACCATCCACCACACGGACATTGGCGGCTACGGCATCGGCGCCGGCGCCCGGGACGTGCACGAGGAGGGTCTCTGGATCCCGCCGCTCAAGCTCTATGAGAAGGGCGAGCCGGTGGAGGTGCTCCACACCATGATCCGGCGCAATGTCCGCACGCCGGACGCGGTGTTCGGCGATCTCTCCGCCCAGGTCTCCAGCGGGCAGGCGGCGGCCGAGCATCTCATCGCCCTGTGCGAGCGCGCCGGCCTTGAGGATATCGAGACGTTGTCCGACGAGATCATCCAGCGCTCCGAGGAGGCCACGCGCAACGCCATCCGCAAGCTGAAGGCCGGCACCTATCACGGCGAGAGCCTGTTCGACGTTCCCGGCGGCGAAATCATCACGCTCAAGACCGCCGTGACGGTGGACACCGACACCGGGACCATCATCGTGGACTTCACCGGCACCTCGCCGCAGACGGCCACCGGCATCAATGTGGTGCTGAACTACACCCACGCTTATTCCACATTCGCCATCCGCTCCTGTCTCAATCCGGACCTGCCGAACAATACCGGCTCGCTCGCCCCCATCGAGATCCGGGCCCCGGAAGGCTCCATCGTCAATTGCGCTTATCCGGCGCCGGTGAATGCGCGCCATGTGGTGGGCATGTATGTGCCCATGCCCATCCTCAAGGCACTCCACCAGGTGATGCCGGACCGGGTTCTGGCGGAAGGCTCGGGCGCGGTGTGGACCATCCAGGTGCAGGGCAAGCGTGCCGACGGGCGGCCCTTCACCTCCTCCATGTTCAACTATTCCGGCGGCATGGGCGCCCGAGCCGAAAAGCACGGGCCGAGCGCCACCTGCTACCCGACCGGCGTTGCCGCCGTGCCCATCGAGATCCTGGAAGCGGCCATGCCCATCGTGTTCGACCGCAAGGAATTGCGGCGCGGCTCGGGGGGCACCGGTCGCACCCGGGGCGGCGACGGCCAGTTCATCCAGTTCCACCTGCGCACCGAATATCCCTGGCTGCTCAATGCGGTGCCGAGCCGGCTGGAAAGCGGGCCGGACGGCATTGGCGGCGGCGGACCGGGCGCAGCGGGGCGCTTCCTCGTCAATGGCAAGCCAGTGAGCGAAGCCCGCAAGCTCACCATGAATGCCGGCGACGTGGTGGTCCTGGAAACCCCGGGCGGCGGCGGCTTCGGCCCGGCAGCCTGA
- a CDS encoding ABC transporter substrate-binding protein, with protein sequence MTLRTLAATALVAASTLLAVPVGAQETYKVGISAGLTGYAATVDRAWRDGVELAAATVNARGGVMGRKIQVIVEDNRSEPQEAVTVYRKMLSSDGAQVFVSGCVSAGNFAAAGLLVRAKVPMMLCSILPQQPDQLKWAFSTLPPAGFEVEKRLEYLRDKTQIRKVGVLHDPTPYANLQKNVAEKVAAKYGIEIVAVEPYKQDDADLSVQISKMRSAGAGAIIKIGLGGTTLTAAKNIKQLGADMLLLTSLEDIAVFRPVAEVLGDKFFFVASPSQVYDALPEGALKAEITKFLNPWKEKYGDRDPNWASRGWDGLMLTVAAVEKAKSFEGAAVRDAYEAITGYQGTTGVYNFSPEVHQGITENPFVIATIVDGKVKVVQ encoded by the coding sequence GTGACGCTACGCACCCTCGCGGCCACAGCGCTGGTGGCCGCTTCCACACTGCTGGCCGTCCCGGTCGGCGCGCAGGAGACCTATAAGGTCGGCATCTCGGCCGGCCTCACCGGCTATGCCGCCACCGTCGACCGCGCCTGGCGCGACGGCGTGGAACTGGCCGCCGCCACCGTCAATGCCCGCGGCGGCGTGATGGGCCGCAAGATCCAGGTGATCGTGGAGGACAACCGCTCCGAGCCCCAGGAGGCGGTCACCGTCTATCGCAAGATGCTGTCCTCCGACGGCGCCCAGGTCTTCGTCTCCGGCTGCGTCTCCGCGGGCAATTTCGCCGCTGCTGGCCTGCTGGTGCGGGCCAAGGTGCCGATGATGCTGTGCTCCATCCTGCCGCAGCAGCCGGACCAGCTGAAATGGGCTTTCTCAACCCTGCCGCCGGCCGGCTTCGAGGTTGAAAAGCGCCTGGAATATCTGCGCGACAAGACGCAAATCCGGAAGGTGGGTGTGCTTCACGATCCCACCCCCTACGCCAATCTTCAGAAGAACGTGGCTGAGAAGGTCGCCGCGAAGTACGGCATCGAAATCGTGGCGGTGGAGCCGTACAAGCAGGATGACGCGGATCTGTCCGTGCAGATCTCCAAGATGCGCTCGGCCGGCGCTGGCGCCATCATCAAGATCGGCCTCGGCGGCACCACGCTGACCGCCGCCAAGAACATCAAGCAGCTGGGCGCGGACATGCTGCTGCTCACCAGCCTGGAAGACATCGCTGTGTTCCGTCCGGTGGCGGAAGTGCTGGGCGACAAGTTCTTCTTCGTCGCCTCGCCCTCGCAAGTCTATGACGCCCTCCCCGAAGGCGCGCTGAAGGCCGAGATCACCAAGTTCCTCAACCCCTGGAAGGAAAAGTATGGGGATCGCGACCCCAACTGGGCCTCGCGCGGCTGGGACGGGCTGATGCTGACCGTGGCAGCGGTCGAGAAGGCCAAGTCCTTCGAGGGTGCGGCGGTGCGCGATGCCTATGAGGCTATTACCGGCTACCAGGGCACGACGGGCGTCTACAATTTCTCGCCGGAGGTCCACCAGGGCATCACCGAGAACCCGTTCGTCATCGCCACCATCGTCGACGGCAAGGTGAAGGTGGTGCAATGA
- a CDS encoding ABC transporter ATP-binding protein — MSTALATPASAQSALAMLETRGLGARYGHVEALHPTDLQVGEGELVAVLGPNGAGKSTLLRAILGLVTNFGSVHLRGQPLPRLDPVAVAARGVVLVPEGRGIFGPMSVAENLELGAYRLRDRLEFQRRWERVLELFPRLKERLSQVAGSMSGGEQQMLAIGRALMAGPTVLLLDEPSLGLAPRVTEEILATLGRLNAEGLSIILVEQKAPLALELANRAYLLSVGRIVATLDPREITSYDELAQHYFT, encoded by the coding sequence ATGAGCACCGCCCTCGCCACGCCCGCCAGCGCGCAGAGCGCGCTGGCGATGCTGGAGACGCGCGGCCTTGGCGCCCGCTACGGCCATGTGGAGGCGCTGCACCCCACCGACCTCCAGGTGGGCGAAGGCGAGCTCGTGGCCGTGCTCGGGCCCAACGGGGCGGGCAAGTCCACCTTGCTGCGCGCCATCCTGGGCCTCGTCACCAATTTCGGCAGCGTGCACCTGCGCGGCCAGCCCTTGCCCCGGCTCGATCCGGTGGCGGTGGCGGCGCGCGGCGTGGTGCTCGTGCCGGAAGGGCGCGGCATTTTTGGCCCCATGAGCGTGGCTGAGAACCTGGAGCTGGGCGCCTATCGCCTGCGCGACCGGCTCGAATTCCAGCGGCGGTGGGAAAGGGTGCTGGAACTCTTCCCGCGCCTCAAGGAGCGGCTGTCCCAAGTGGCCGGCTCCATGTCCGGCGGCGAGCAGCAGATGCTGGCTATCGGGCGCGCGCTCATGGCCGGCCCGACCGTCCTGTTGCTGGACGAGCCCTCCCTCGGCCTCGCGCCGCGGGTCACGGAGGAGATTCTGGCCACCCTCGGCCGGCTCAATGCCGAGGGGCTCTCCATCATCCTCGTGGAGCAGAAGGCGCCTTTGGCGCTGGAGCTCGCCAACCGCGCCTACCTGCTTTCGGTGGGCCGGATCGTCGCCACTCTCGATCCCCGCGAGATCACATCCTATGACGAGCTCGCTCAGCATTACTTCACCTGA
- a CDS encoding branched-chain amino acid ABC transporter permease, translating to MAAVVGYAIAVGGYPATVVSFALIYAVFVIGLNLFMGFANQVSFGQNAFAAIGGYTSAVLTATYGWEPLPAMAAGMAGALAAACAIGYPTLRLKGHYLAMGTLAIGLIVYEITVEWSSVTQGYMGLSGIPPLGIGSYEISSDRGQLIVLTLVVAAATFLSARLRRSRMGRALSAVAGSEEAARALGIPVARYKLLAFLLSAALASLSGSLFVHVVGFVSPEVFGLHMVILTFTMLYVGGIGTIAGPVVGALIISLLPETFRAFKDYQDLAYGAALILMLIYAPKGLSALFTLRRRA from the coding sequence GTGGCGGCGGTGGTTGGCTATGCCATCGCGGTGGGCGGCTATCCCGCCACCGTGGTGTCCTTCGCGCTCATCTACGCGGTGTTCGTGATCGGCCTCAACCTGTTCATGGGCTTTGCCAACCAGGTATCGTTCGGCCAGAACGCCTTCGCGGCCATTGGCGGCTATACGTCCGCCGTGCTCACCGCCACCTATGGCTGGGAGCCCTTGCCCGCCATGGCGGCGGGCATGGCCGGGGCGCTGGCCGCCGCCTGCGCCATCGGCTATCCGACCTTGCGTCTCAAGGGCCATTATCTCGCCATGGGGACGCTCGCCATCGGCCTCATCGTCTATGAGATCACGGTGGAATGGTCGAGCGTCACCCAGGGCTATATGGGACTGTCCGGCATTCCCCCGCTCGGCATAGGCAGCTATGAGATCAGCTCCGACCGCGGCCAGCTCATCGTGCTCACCTTGGTGGTCGCCGCCGCCACCTTCCTCTCCGCGCGCCTGCGCCGTTCCCGCATGGGCCGGGCGCTCTCGGCGGTGGCGGGCAGCGAGGAGGCGGCACGGGCGCTGGGCATTCCGGTGGCGCGCTACAAGCTGCTGGCCTTTCTCCTCTCCGCCGCCCTCGCCTCTCTTTCGGGTTCGCTGTTCGTGCATGTGGTCGGCTTCGTCAGCCCCGAAGTGTTCGGGCTGCACATGGTCATCCTCACCTTCACCATGCTCTATGTGGGCGGCATCGGCACCATTGCGGGGCCGGTGGTGGGTGCGCTCATCATCAGCCTGCTGCCCGAGACCTTCCGTGCCTTCAAGGACTATCAGGACCTCGCTTATGGCGCGGCGCTCATCCTGATGCTGATCTATGCCCCGAAGGGCCTCTCCGCCCTCTTCACCCTGCGGAGGCGCGCATGA
- a CDS encoding ABC transporter ATP-binding protein encodes MSRLVLENVTKRFGGLVAVDGVSFAVPEAGVTAVIGPNGAGKTTLFSLISGFLPPTEGRVLFDGQDITGLAPEKVARRGLVRTFQLVKLFEDLTTLENVKVGRHLHTKAGLFSAFLRPPSARREERQVEARARELLGFVGLQHKADEDASGLSYGQQRLLEMARALAADPRLVLLDEPAAGLNGEESAALSRIIRRIADEGTTVLLIEHDMTLVMNTADRVVVVDFGRKIAEGTPAEVRTDPAVIAAYLGSSKAATAGREAKHG; translated from the coding sequence ATGAGCCGGCTGGTGCTGGAAAACGTCACCAAGCGCTTTGGCGGCCTCGTGGCGGTGGACGGCGTGAGCTTCGCGGTGCCGGAGGCGGGCGTCACCGCCGTCATCGGGCCGAACGGTGCTGGCAAGACCACCCTCTTCAGCCTCATCTCCGGCTTCCTGCCGCCCACGGAAGGGCGCGTGCTGTTCGATGGGCAGGACATTACCGGCCTTGCCCCGGAAAAGGTTGCCCGGCGCGGCCTCGTGCGCACCTTCCAATTGGTGAAGCTGTTCGAGGACCTGACCACGCTTGAAAATGTGAAGGTGGGTCGTCACCTGCACACCAAGGCCGGCCTGTTCTCCGCCTTCCTGCGCCCACCCTCGGCGCGGCGCGAGGAAAGACAAGTGGAGGCCCGGGCCCGCGAACTGCTCGGCTTCGTGGGCCTCCAGCACAAAGCGGACGAGGATGCCTCCGGCCTCTCCTATGGCCAGCAGCGACTCCTGGAAATGGCCCGGGCGCTCGCCGCCGACCCGCGCCTCGTGCTGCTGGACGAGCCGGCGGCGGGGCTCAACGGAGAGGAATCCGCGGCCCTCTCCCGCATCATCCGCCGCATCGCGGACGAGGGCACGACCGTGCTTCTCATCGAGCACGACATGACCCTCGTCATGAATACGGCGGACCGGGTGGTGGTGGTGGATTTCGGCCGCAAGATCGCCGAAGGCACGCCGGCTGAGGTGCGCACCGACCCGGCGGTGATCGCCGCCTATCTCGGCAGTTCCAAGGCCGCCACCGCCGGCAGGGAGGCCAAGCATGGCTGA
- a CDS encoding branched-chain amino acid ABC transporter permease, giving the protein MADFSYIPQVLVSGLGIGCVYGLIGIGFCVIYNASGIVNFAQGAFVMLGGMITQSLMQAQGLPLIPAALVAVALVALLGVGLERLVVRPLWNRKATMFTMILATLAAQIVIERVALLVWGDQPRSMTVFTDLPPLQFGGVAVSYQLLWIVGASLIAVGGLAAFFRLSRTGKAMRACAINREAAALQGIPVSRMLAAAFAISAGLGAMAGILITPTQYTAFNVGVPFAISGFIAAIVGGFGRPFGAFLGGLMLGLVQSLAILGFGAGLKTVAALSVLLVFLFIRPSGLLGAAK; this is encoded by the coding sequence ATGGCTGACTTTTCTTACATCCCCCAGGTGCTGGTGTCGGGGCTCGGCATTGGCTGCGTTTACGGCCTCATCGGCATCGGTTTCTGCGTCATCTACAATGCCTCTGGCATCGTGAACTTCGCCCAGGGTGCCTTCGTCATGCTGGGCGGCATGATCACGCAGAGCCTGATGCAGGCCCAGGGCCTGCCCCTCATTCCGGCGGCGCTGGTGGCGGTGGCTCTGGTGGCGCTGCTGGGTGTCGGGCTGGAACGGCTGGTGGTTCGCCCGCTCTGGAACCGCAAGGCCACCATGTTCACCATGATCCTGGCGACGCTCGCCGCGCAGATCGTGATCGAGCGCGTCGCACTTCTCGTCTGGGGTGATCAGCCGCGTTCCATGACCGTCTTCACCGATCTGCCGCCGCTTCAGTTCGGTGGGGTGGCGGTGAGCTACCAGTTGCTGTGGATCGTGGGCGCGTCCCTGATCGCGGTGGGCGGGCTCGCCGCCTTCTTCCGCCTGTCGCGCACCGGCAAGGCGATGCGCGCCTGCGCCATCAACCGGGAAGCGGCGGCGCTCCAGGGCATTCCGGTCTCGCGCATGCTGGCGGCCGCCTTTGCCATCAGCGCCGGCCTCGGCGCCATGGCCGGCATCCTCATCACGCCCACCCAATACACCGCCTTCAATGTGGGCGTGCCCTTCGCCATTTCCGGCTTCATCGCGGCAATCGTCGGCGGCTTCGGGCGACCGTTCGGCGCCTTCCTGGGCGGGCTGATGCTCGGCCTTGTGCAGTCGCTGGCGATCCTGGGTTTCGGCGCGGGATTGAAGACGGTGGCCGCGCTCTCCGTCCTGCTGGTCTTCCTCTTCATCCGGCCCTCGGGCCTGCTCGGCGCGGCGAAATAG
- a CDS encoding cupin domain-containing protein: MDITKINWDAMEWTPVREGVERKAVSGAGATLALHRLMPGHEPKPHSHPHEQIAYIVSGTIRFFVGEDEHLIGPGGVIVIPPNVRHWGEVVGDEPVINLDIFTPRRPEYA, from the coding sequence ATGGACATCACCAAGATCAATTGGGACGCAATGGAATGGACCCCGGTGCGCGAGGGGGTCGAGCGCAAGGCCGTGTCCGGCGCGGGCGCGACCCTCGCCCTGCATCGCCTCATGCCCGGCCATGAGCCCAAGCCGCACAGCCATCCCCATGAGCAGATCGCCTATATCGTCTCGGGCACCATCCGCTTCTTCGTGGGCGAGGACGAGCACCTGATTGGCCCCGGCGGGGTCATCGTGATCCCGCCCAATGTACGCCATTGGGGCGAGGTGGTCGGCGACGAGCCGGTCATCAATCTCGACATCTTCACCCCCCGCCGGCCCGAATACGCCTGA
- a CDS encoding HpcH/HpaI aldolase family protein: MAPFRDRLAHPLLGTFIKSASYQMVEILALSGLDCAILDAEHAPFSPGDLDRMILAARAGGLPALVRVAGLDPAPIAACLDMGAAGIVVPHVRTPDEARAAVEAAKYAGRRGFSPSPRAGGYGTRGADAYLAAADGETSVWCQIEDAEALDRLDEIAAVPGVNCLFVGRADLSLSLGASGTGDPRVGEAVKAVGVACRRAGTAAGLFIPGTAEIAARAAEGYSAFICGSDQSWLLDKARTTVRAFAEATGPT, from the coding sequence ATGGCCCCCTTCCGCGACCGCCTCGCCCATCCGTTGCTCGGCACCTTCATCAAGTCGGCGTCCTATCAGATGGTGGAGATCCTGGCGCTGAGCGGGCTCGACTGTGCGATCCTCGATGCCGAGCACGCGCCCTTCTCGCCAGGCGATCTTGATCGCATGATCCTCGCCGCCCGCGCCGGCGGTCTGCCGGCCTTGGTGCGCGTGGCGGGGCTTGATCCTGCCCCCATCGCCGCCTGCCTGGACATGGGTGCCGCCGGCATCGTGGTGCCCCATGTGCGCACGCCGGACGAGGCACGCGCGGCGGTGGAAGCGGCCAAATATGCCGGACGGCGGGGCTTTTCTCCTTCCCCCCGCGCCGGTGGCTATGGCACGCGGGGCGCGGATGCCTATCTGGCGGCGGCGGACGGCGAGACCTCGGTCTGGTGCCAGATCGAGGATGCGGAAGCGCTCGACCGGCTGGACGAGATCGCGGCCGTGCCGGGCGTGAACTGCCTGTTCGTGGGCCGCGCTGACCTCTCCCTCTCGCTTGGCGCCTCGGGCACGGGCGATCCCCGCGTGGGTGAGGCCGTGAAGGCGGTGGGCGTGGCCTGCCGGCGCGCCGGCACCGCGGCCGGTCTCTTCATTCCCGGCACGGCGGAAATCGCCGCGCGGGCTGCCGAAGGCTACAGCGCGTTCATCTGCGGCTCGGACCAGAGCTGGCTCCTGGACAAGGCCCGCACCACCGTGCGCGCCTTCGCGGAAGCAACGGGGCCGACCTAG